A stretch of the Esox lucius isolate fEsoLuc1 chromosome 2, fEsoLuc1.pri, whole genome shotgun sequence genome encodes the following:
- the dnaaf4 gene encoding dynein assembly factor 4, axonemal isoform X2, with the protein MPLMVTDYTWTQTEWIVYIHVPLKGVKAGEVDIFCTDDYLKVHFHPFIFEAFLSEPIDDDKSTAKIGNGIAVFTLQKKEEGLWEHLVIDCDKETFRRIRERALEKACEKLAAEAKAKATKTQEERKYALEIMMKLEEEERARIQKMKDDEREKATAELEEWKLKQRQIAANKTQLKIQSQRIVTDKEIILEKTHAPKLSDGCKDEHDQKNCGGSSGKEKQDCLPSPRLTGNIQVKFTPRIFPTALRESRVPEEEEWLQKQAKARRALNADLGELKNLTEEERNPHWLKDKGDKLFATGT; encoded by the exons atgccGTTAATGGTCACAGATtacacatggacacagacagaaTGGATTGTTTACATACATGTACCGTTAAAGGGGGTTAAAGCTGGGGAAGTAGACATCTTTTGCACAGATGACTATCTGAAG GTCCATTTCCACCCATTTATATTTGAAGCCTTTCTTTCTGAACCAATAGATGATGACAAAAGTACAGCAAAAATTGGTAATGGGATTGCAGTTTTTACATTGCAGAAAAAGGAGGAGGGGCTATGGGAGCACCTTGTGATTGATT GTGACAAAGAAACATTCAGAAGGATAAGGGAAAGGGCACTTGAGAAAGCCTGTGAAAAGCTTGCTGCTGAGGCAAAAGCCAAAGCTACAAAAACTCAAGAAGAAAGAAAGTATGCACTGGAGATTATGATGAAA cttgaggaggaagagagagccaGGATCCAGAAAATGAAAGATGATGAACGTGAGAAAGCAACAGCAGAGTTGGAAGAATGGAAATTGAAGCAGAGGCAAATAGCAGCGAACAAAACTCAACTAAAGATACAAAGTCAGAGAATCGtgactgacaaagaaataatattGGAAAAGACACATGCACCCAAATTATCAGATGGATGCAAGGACGAGCACG ATCAGAAAAACTGTGGTGGGTCAAGTGGTAAGGAAAAACAAGATTGTTTGCCATCTCCAAGATTGACAGGCAACATTCAAGTCAAGTTCACACCACGAATATTTCCCACCGCTCTACGAGAGTCAAGAGTaccagaggaggaagag TGGCTTCAGAAGCAGGCAAAGGCCAGAAGGGCATTAAATGCAGACCTGGGAGAGCTGAAGAACCTCACAGAAGAAGAGAGGAACCCTCACTGGTTAAAGGATAAAGGAGA CAAATTGTTTGCCACCG GCACTTGA
- the dnaaf4 gene encoding dynein assembly factor 4, axonemal isoform X1 yields the protein MPLMVTDYTWTQTEWIVYIHVPLKGVKAGEVDIFCTDDYLKVHFHPFIFEAFLSEPIDDDKSTAKIGNGIAVFTLQKKEEGLWEHLVIDCDKETFRRIRERALEKACEKLAAEAKAKATKTQEERKYALEIMMKLEEEERARIQKMKDDEREKATAELEEWKLKQRQIAANKTQLKIQSQRIVTDKEIILEKTHAPKLSDGCKDEHDQKNCGGSSGKEKQDCLPSPRLTGNIQVKFTPRIFPTALRESRVPEEEEWLQKQAKARRALNADLGELKNLTEEERNPHWLKDKGDKLFATGNYLSAINAYNLAIKLNREIPALYSNRAACHLKLRNLYKAIEDSSQALDLLTPPVAGNAGARARAHVRRGTAFCELELYIEGLQDYQAALKIDPQNKTLQADTHKIRQIIQNGALCHSD from the exons atgccGTTAATGGTCACAGATtacacatggacacagacagaaTGGATTGTTTACATACATGTACCGTTAAAGGGGGTTAAAGCTGGGGAAGTAGACATCTTTTGCACAGATGACTATCTGAAG GTCCATTTCCACCCATTTATATTTGAAGCCTTTCTTTCTGAACCAATAGATGATGACAAAAGTACAGCAAAAATTGGTAATGGGATTGCAGTTTTTACATTGCAGAAAAAGGAGGAGGGGCTATGGGAGCACCTTGTGATTGATT GTGACAAAGAAACATTCAGAAGGATAAGGGAAAGGGCACTTGAGAAAGCCTGTGAAAAGCTTGCTGCTGAGGCAAAAGCCAAAGCTACAAAAACTCAAGAAGAAAGAAAGTATGCACTGGAGATTATGATGAAA cttgaggaggaagagagagccaGGATCCAGAAAATGAAAGATGATGAACGTGAGAAAGCAACAGCAGAGTTGGAAGAATGGAAATTGAAGCAGAGGCAAATAGCAGCGAACAAAACTCAACTAAAGATACAAAGTCAGAGAATCGtgactgacaaagaaataatattGGAAAAGACACATGCACCCAAATTATCAGATGGATGCAAGGACGAGCACG ATCAGAAAAACTGTGGTGGGTCAAGTGGTAAGGAAAAACAAGATTGTTTGCCATCTCCAAGATTGACAGGCAACATTCAAGTCAAGTTCACACCACGAATATTTCCCACCGCTCTACGAGAGTCAAGAGTaccagaggaggaagag TGGCTTCAGAAGCAGGCAAAGGCCAGAAGGGCATTAAATGCAGACCTGGGAGAGCTGAAGAACCTCACAGAAGAAGAGAGGAACCCTCACTGGTTAAAGGATAAAGGAGA CAAATTGTTTGCCACCGGTAATTACCTGTCTGCGATCAATGCTTACAACCTTGCCATCAAGCTTAACAGAGAGATTCCTGCCTTATATTCAAACCGTGCTGCTTGTCACTTGAAACTAAGGAATCTTTATAAAGCCATTGAGGATTCATCGCAG GCACTTGATCTGTTGACACCACCTGTGGCTGGCAATGCAGGTGCCAGGGCAAGAGCCCATGTAAGACGAGGCACAGCTTTTTGTGAACTGGAACTCTATATTGAAG GTCTTCAAGATTACCAGGCTGCTTTGAAGATTGATCCTCAAAATAAAACTctacaagcagacacacacaaaatcagacAAATAATCCAAAATGGTGCACTCTGTCATTcagattaa